A region from the Aegilops tauschii subsp. strangulata cultivar AL8/78 chromosome 5, Aet v6.0, whole genome shotgun sequence genome encodes:
- the LOC109783365 gene encoding tonoplast dicarboxylate transporter, with protein MDPRCSGHWESSSEDVTRSLLPLHDITADGGAHRPPCSPLVASLLANRYLSIAAGPLAAALICALVDLGPGHAAARNMLGVLAWVFIWWITDAVPLAVASMAPLFLFPVFGVSSADAVAKAYMDDVISLVLGSFILALAIEHYNIHRRLALNITSLFCGDPVKPALLLLGICGTTMFVSMWIHNTPCTVMMMPVATGILQRLPGDAAAGADAREFRRFSKAVVLGVVYASAIGGMATLTGTGANIILVGMWSTYFPEQEPITFSSWMSFGLPMSLVLFAALWATLCLMFCSDNTGRALSAYLDRTHLRRELSLLGPMAFAEKMVLAVFGGLIVLWMTRSITDDIPGWSVLFHGNVGDGTVTIMMATLLFIIPSGKSDGEKLMDWGKCRRLQWHIVLLLGAGFAIADGFKASGLTDILAGWLGFLRGAPALAVAPVACAFSGLLTEFTSDDATTTLVLPLLAELGRTIGVHPLLLMVPGAVGAQLSYLLPTGSPGNSVGFSTGYVTIKDMVVTGMPIKIVGVAALTVLLPTLGVAVFGMDQKV; from the exons ATGGACCCGCGGTGCAGCGGCCACTGGGAGAGCTCGTCGGAGGACGTGACGAGGTCGCTGCTGCCCCTGCACGACATCACGGCGGACGGCGGCGCCCACCGCCCCCCCTGCTCGCCGCTCGTCGCGTCGCTGCTCGCCAACAGGTACCTGTCGATCGCGGCCGGCCCGCTGGCCGCCGCGCTGATCTGCGCGCTCGTCGACCTGGGCCCCGGGCACGCGGCGGCGCGCAACATGCTCGGCGTGCTGGCGTGGGTGTTCATCTGGTGGATCACCGACGCCGTGCCGCTGGCCGTCGCGTCCATGGCGCCGCTCTTCCTCTTCCCCGTCTTCGGCGTCTCCTCCGCCGACGCCGTCGCCAAGGCCTACATGGACGACGTCATCTCCCTCGTGCTCGGCAGCTTCATCCTCGCCCTCGCCATCGAGCACTACAACATCCACCGCCGCCTCGCGCTCAAC ATCACGTCGCTCTTCTGCGGGGACCCGGTGAAACCGGCGCTGCTGCTGCTGGGCATCTGCGGCACCACCATGTTCGTCAGCATGTGGATCCACAACACGCCCTGCACCGTCATGATGATGCCGGTGGCCACGGGGATCCTGCAGAGGCTCCCCGGCGACGCGGCCGCCGGCGCCGACGCGCGCGAGTTCAGGCGGTTCTCCAAGGCGGTGGTGCTCGGCGTCGTGTACGCGTCGGCGATCGGCGGGATGGCCACGCTCACCGGCACGGGCGCCAACATCATCCTGGTGGGGATGTGGTCCACCTACTTCCCGGAGCAGGAGCCCATCACCTTCAGCTCCTGGATGTCCTTCGGCCTCCCCATGTCGCTCGTGCTCTTCGCCGCGCTCTGGGCCACGCTCTGCCTCATGTTCTGCTCCGACAACACCGGCAGGGCGCTCTCCGCTTACCTTGACCGCACCCATCTCAGGAGGGAGCTCAGCTTGCTTG GTCCAATGGCTTTTGCAGAGAAGATggttcttgccgtcttcggg GGCCTTATTGTCCTGTGGATGACGAGGAGCATCACAGACGACATCCCTGGGTGGTCGGTCCTCTTCCACGGCAATGTCGGGGACGGAACAGTCACT ATCATGATGGCGACGCTGCTCTTCATAATCCCGAGCGGCAAGAGCGACGGCGAGAAGCTCATGGACTGGGGCAAGTGCCGGCGGCTGCAGTGGCacatcgtcctcctcctcggcgccGGGTTCGCCATCGCCGACGGCTTCAAAGCGAGCGGCCTGACGGACATCCTCGCCGGGTGGCTGGGCTTCCTGCggggcgcgccggcgctggccgTCGCGCCCGTGGCGTGCGCCTTCAGCGGCCTCCTCACGGAGTTCACCTCCGACGACGCCACCACCACGCTGGTGCTGCCGCTGCTGGCGGAGCTGGGCAGGACCATCGGCGTGCACCCGCTGCTGCTCATGGTGCCCGGCGCCGTCGGCGCGCAGCTCTCCTACCTGCTGCCCACCGGGTCGCCCGGCAACTCCGTCGGCTTCAGCACCGGCTACGTCACCATCAAGGACATGGTGGTCACCGGCATGCCCATCAAAATCGTCGGCGTCGCCGCTCTCACGGTCCTGCTGCCAACGCTAG GTGTTGCGGTTTTTGGCATGGATCAGAAGGTGTAG